From Dechloromonas sp. A34:
TGACCGAACCGACGCCGGCGGCGCGCAGGCGTTGAGCGGCCAGGCAATAAATATCGGCCAGCCATTTCCCGACACCATGCGGGACGAAGGCACAAGCCGACTCCGGGTCGCCGGCGATGAAGGATGCACGGACTTCATCGCCGACCTCGAAGGCCGCCGGGCCGATGGCCGGCCCCAGCCAGGCGAGCACGTCGCCGGGCGGTACGCCCATCCGGCCGAGCGTCGCCTCCAGGACGCCGGCAAGCAGACCACGCCAGCCGGCATGGGCTGCCGCCACGACGGTGCCAGCCCGGTCACAGAAGAGGACCGGCAGACAATCGGCCGTCATCACGACGCACACCTTGCCCGGCCCTCGGGCAAAGGCGGCATCGGCTTCCGGCGAAACGGCTTCCGAACCAGCGTCGACCACGGCAATGCCATGCACCTGCGTCAACCACAGCGGTTCGGCCGGCAACAAGGCGCGCAAGGTCGCGCGGTTGGCGGCAACCCGCGCCTGGTCGTCGCCGACGTGATCGCCCAGATTGAAACTATCCCAGGGCGGCGGACTGCACCCACCGCTGCGCAGGGTCTGCATGGCCCGCACGTTGGCCGGGGCCGGCCATTCGGGGATCAGCAGGTCAGCCATGGCGCAAGCTGTCGAGCAGATTGCGCATGTCTTCCGGCAACGGGACTTCCCACTGCATCTTGAAACCGGTCAGCGGGTGCACCAGGCCCAGCCGGGTGGCGTGCAGCGCCTGGCGTGGAAAGGTCGGCAGTTTCGGGTTCGTCTTGCCATAGACCTGGTCGCCGACCAGCGGATGGTTGATCGAGGCCAGATGGACGCGGATCTGGTGCGTGCGGCCGGTTTCCAGCGAACACTCGACAAAGGTGCAGTATGGGAATTTCTCCAGGATGCGGAACCAGGTCAGCGCCGGCTTGCCGCCGCGATTCTCTGGCACGACCGCCATCTTGGTGCGCTGCACCGGATGCCGGCCGATCGGCGAATCGACCCCGCCGCCGGTCGGCATCGCCCCGGCCGCCAGCGCCAGATAGACCCGGCGCACGGTGCGCGCCTGCAACTGGCGGACGAGATGGGTCTGCGCCTCCAGCGTCTTGGCAACGACCAGCAGGCCGCTGGTGTCCTTGTCGAGCCGGTGCACGATGCCGGCACGCGGCACTTCCTCGATGCCCGGCACATGGTGCAGCAGCGCATTCATCAGCGTGCCGCTCCAATTGCCGCTGCCCGGATGGACGACCAGGCCGGCCGGCTTGTTGATGACGAGCAGCGTCTCGTCCTCGTAGACGATGTCGAGCGGAATGTCTTCCGGCTGTTCGGGCTGATCGCGGGCGTCATGCGGTTCGGCGACGAGCAGGCGTTCGCCGCCCAGCAGTTTGCGCTTGGGCTCGAGCTCGACCTTGCCATCAACCTGGACGCAACCGTCGCGCACCCACCCCTGCAGGCGATTGCGCGAATGCTGCGGCACCATCTCGGCCAGTATCTGGTCGAGACGACGACCGTAACAGGCATCCGGAACCGTCAAGTGAAGCGGTTCAGTTCGGCTATAATCGCCGGAGTTTTCCATAGGATCTTTCATGATGCGAAGTTTAGCCGCATTCCGGCCTTTCCCCGACCTCTTCCGCCTGTTTGCCGCGCTTTTCATCGCCCTCGCAGTCGCCGGGTGCAGTTCGCTGGGCGACTCCACCGACGAAACTGCCGGCTGGTCGGCCAGCAAGCTTTACTCGGAAGCCAAGGATGCGCAAGCCGATGGCACTTGGGAAAAGGCGGCGAAGTATCTCGAGAAACTGGAGTCCCGTTTCCCCTATGGCCGTTTTGCCCAACAAGCCCAGCTTGAACTCGGCTACGTCTACTGGAAGGGCAACGAACCCGGCTCGGCGCTGGCGGCTTGCGACCGCTTCATTAAGCTCCACCCGAATCACCCGGCCGTCGATTACGCTTATTACCTGAAGGGCCTGATCAACTTCAACGAAGATCTGGGTCTGGTCGGCTACATCAGCTCGCAGGACCCGACGGAGCGCGACCCCAAGGCGGCCCGCGAAGCCTTCGACTCCTTCCGCGAATTGGCCACCCGCTTTCCGAACAGCAAGTACACGCCTGATGCCATCAAGCGCATGGACTATCTGGTCAATGCACTGGCCTCGATGGAAGTGCACGTCGGCCGCTATTACATCAAGCGCGGCGCCTATATTGCCGCCGCCAACCGAGCCCAGTTTGCGATCACCACCTACCCGCGCGCGCCGGCGATCGAGGAGGCCATGTTCATCCTGATCACGGCCTACGACAAGCTGGGCATGAACGACCTGCGCGACGACGCCGACCGCGTCATGCGCAAGAATTTCCCAAACAGCCGCTATTACAAGGATGGGCTGGAGCGCAAGGTCGCCTGGTGGAAACTCTGGTAAGACTGAGCTGAATGAAAACAAGACGGGGAACCTCTAGGTTCCCCGTCTTGTTTCTAGTGCCAGCATTTGTTTATGTGGTATCAGCTGCCCTGCTTGATCGCCAGCACCGCCTGATTACGCAAGGTGCGCAACAGGGACAGCTCCTTCTCGGGAATCGAAATACCTCCCGGCTCATCATGGTCGGCGTAAATCAGCGCCACCGGATTGCCCTTGATATTAAGCGGGAACAGCACGAAGGAATGCGCCGGCACCGCCTTGCGGTACCAAGCCGGGATGCGCTCGGCGATCTTCGGGTCGTTGATGTCGCTGATCAGGATATCGACCCCCTTCGAGGTTGCAGCATGAAAAATGTCCGGCGTGAAGCTCAAGGGAAAGCGAAAGGCCCGCGCGACCTCGTTGGCCTCCGGCCCGAAACCGAAACGCCCCTGCATCGTCCCTGACTTGGCATCCCGGATGCACAGCACGACGCGCTTGAAGCCCATCGCCCGGTACATGGTTTCCAGAATGATGCGCAGGATGTCGTTGAGTTTGAAGCCATCGACCAGGGTATTGCTAATATCCTGAATCCCGGCCGTCAGCACCGACTGCGCATCTAGTTGCCGACCGCCATTGCCCGCCGAATCGCCATCGACGCCACCAAGCGGGTCGTTTTCGCGCAGCAGAGTACCGTCCATGTAGTCGGTGTCGCCCGGCTTGTCTGTCGCATCTTCGTCGCTACCGCCCTTGGCGAACTGGCGCATCTGCTTGCCGAAGGTGGTCTGTTGCAGGTTGAGGTGAATGATGCGCGCGAAGTCCGACACCTCCTCGACCGCCCGCTGCACGGTCTGCTGCATCTCCTGGCGGTCGATCGCAACGGCGTCGGCAAAGCGGGCCATCGCCTTCTTCATTTCCCGATCCCGCGCTTCCGGGGTGGCCTTGGCGATGACATCGCACAACTCGTTGGCAAACCCCGACAGCAGCCGCAGCTTGTCTTCCTGCGTCACGCCGCGCTTGACCGGCCCGGCCGGCAACTTGCGCATGCTGCCGACGATCAGTGGCGGAAAACCCCACTGCCGGGCGATGGCGACGCCCATTTCCTCGAAGGAAATGCCGAGTACCTGGAGCGCCGCGCTGTCTTCCGTACAGCTCTTCTGCTCCATGATGCGGCGAATCTCGTCGGACTCATCCGGGAAATAGAACTGGGCCAGCAGGCGCCCCAGGCTGTTGAACAAGGAGCAGATGAAGGTCTGTTCGAGGTCGCGCATCTGCGCCGCGGCACCGATGTCCTTGGCGAGGATGCCGGCCAGGTTGGCGCGCAGGAAATCCTCCTTGAGCTGATTGGCATTGGACTTGTTCTGCAGATGCTCGAACAACAGCACGGTAATGGCGATGTTGCGCACCGCCTCGAAGCCGAGCACGATCACCGCCCGCGACACGGTACTGATATTGCCGCCGCCAGCCGGCCGGAAGTAGGCGGAATTGACCAAGCGCAGGATCTTGTTGGTCAGCGCGAAGTCCTTGAGGATCGAATTGGAGAGCTTGGTGATGCTCTCGGTCTCGCTGTTGGCAATCTTGTTGATCGCACTGACCGATTCCGAGAGGGCCGGAAAATCGCTCTTGTGGCGCATCCGGCGGAGCAGAAAATCGAGGGTCGACTTCTTGCCTTCCCCCCCTTTGCCGTCCTCTTCCGGATCGAGATAGTTATCGAGCGCCTCGGCGAACTGTTCTGCGGACTGATAGCGCAGCCCGGATCACGGGCCAGCGCCTTGTACAAGATCCCGCCCAAGGCATCGTCGACCGCGGCACTGGCAGGCAGCTTGAGATTCTCGTTGGCCAGGCGGTGCATCACCTGGAAAACGTTATTGCCCTCCACCGCCCGTCGCCCGGCCAGCATCTCGAACAGGATCAGACCGGCGGCGAAGACATCCGAACGCTCGCTGGTCTGACGATTCTCGATGTACTCGGGCGCCATGTAGGCCGGCGTTCCACTGTATTCCTGGGTATCGTCGCTGGGGCTGTCGACCCGCGCCGCAATGCCGAAATCCATGACGCGCGGCGTACCGTTTTCGTCGAGCAGGATATTGGAGGGTTTGAGGTCGCGATGGATGATGCTCTGGGCGTGGGCATGGGCGACCGCATCGAGAATCGGCCGCATGATGCCGATTGCCTTGACCGGCGACAGTGCGCCGCTGTCGCGCAGGAACTCGGCCAGATTTTTGCCCGGCACGTACTCGAAAACCAGGTAGATATCGCCGTCCGCCTCACCCGCCTCGAAAATCGGGACGATATTCGGATGGCGCAACTTGCTGACCGTTCGTGCCTCGTCAAGCAGCACCTGATTCTGCGTCGGGTCGGCGCGGCTGACGTGAACGGTCTTGATCGCGATTTCGCGCTGCAACTGGGGGTCGAAACCGAGGTAAACCGTACTCTGCGCCCCCCGTCCCAATTCCTTACGCAGTTCAAAACGGCCAATTTTCTTGCTCATTGATCTTTTTCTATCCAAACGAGGTGCGGCACGGCATCGGCGCCACCGCAGACCAGTGCATTCTGCCCAAAAATCCCGGCCAGTGCGCAAGCATCTTCGCGCGTGATATCGGGTATGAAACAACTTTCCTCGACCGGCGCGTCACCGTCGTCCGGTCGATTCTCACCGGCATAGGGCTCGTAATTCCCCTCCAGCAGATCGCATTCGAGTTGCGACTGGCGCTCGGCATTTTCTTCGCCATCGATCACTTGCGAACCGGGATTATGCGCCGTGATGATCGCAAAGCTCGCGCAGCCCGACTTTTCCAGCCAACGACTGAGCACTTCGTTGACCCGGTCGATGCGCAGATCGGCAGAGCCACCCGGCAAATACACCCGGTACGTCGTTGCGCGGTAGGCCGCGTCCAGTTCACTCGTCTTCGCCATCAAAATCCGCCACGCCTATCAATTGTTCGGAAACGCCCACCGGCAAAGCCTCGACATCCTTCAACCGGCGCGAGAGCTGACGCGTCCTGATCTCCGCCTTGCCGATGCTGTTGCTGGCCTCGTCCAGCTTCTTCCGGGTGTGGGCCAGGGCCTCGCCAAATTTACCGAATTCGGTCTTCACCGCCCCGAGCACCGACCAAACCTCCGCCGAGCGCTGCTCGATGGCCAGGGTCCGAAAACCCATCTGCAGGCTGTTAAGCAGCGCTGCCAGCGTCGTCGGGCCGGCCAGGCTGACCCGGTAGTCGCGCTGCAGCGTTTCGGCCAGCCCCGGCCGGCGTAGCGCTTCCGCATACAGTCCCTCGATCGGCAAGTAGAGCATGGCGAAATCGGTGGTGTGCGGCGGCGAAACATATTTTTCGCGGATACTCTTCGCCTCGTTTTTCAGGCGCATCTCGATCGCCCGCGATGCCTCTTCGACCGCCAACGGATCGCCCCGCTCCTGGGCGTCGAGCAGGCGCTGGTAATCCTCGATCGGAAACTTGGCGTCGATCGGCAGCCAGACCACGGCACCGTCACCCTTGCCGGGCAGGCGAATGGCAAAATCGACGCGTTCGTTGCTGTCTGGCCGGGTCGCGACATTCGCGGCGAACTGGTCGGCAGTCAGCAGTTGCTCGAGCAAGGTGGCCAACTGGACCTCGCCCCAGGTGCCGCGGGTCTTGACATTGGTCAGCACGCGCTTGAGGTCGCCGACGCCGGCTGCCAGGGTCTGCATCTCGCCCAAGCCACGATGGACCTGCTCGAGACGTTCGCTGACCAGCTTGAAGGAGTCGCCGAGGCGCTGCTCCAGAGTCGCATGCAGCTTCTCGTCGACCGTCCGCCGCATCTCCTCGAGCTTGCTGGCATTGTCGGCCTGGATCGCCGTCAAACGGCCTTCCACACTCAGTTTCAGGCGCTCGAAACGCTCGTCAAGCCCCAAGGAGAACCGGTTGAGTTCGCGAGCAAAGGCTTCCAGGCGCTCGGCCTGTAAGGCGCCGAACTGCCCGACCTGAGTCGTCAGTACCTGACCGAGCAGGGTCGAGGACTGAGCTCTTTCCTCACGGTCGCGAAAAGCCTCCTCGGCATCCTCGCGCCGGTTGCGTGCCAGTTCCTCGCGCAACTCCCGCTCAAGCCGGGCCAGCCCCTTCTCCTGCGCTTCCTGTAGGGAGCGGAAAGCCGGATCGGCATCGCCGGCCTTGCCGGCTCGCAGCAGCAGGGCCACCTGCAGCAGAATCACGACGACCACGCCGGCCAGCACGGCGAGTCCCATTATTTCGCTCATGCCCAACCTATTTTAGTGAAAAATCGACACGGCTGGCCTTGGCTTTGGCATCGGTTTCAGCCTCGACTTTCGCTGGCAGCAGGAATAGTCGCTCAGGTGCGATCTTGCCCTGCTCGATCAACCAGAGCTGGACATTTTCGGCCCGGCGTGTGGCCAATTGGACGACGTCATCATCGGTGACCGGCGAATTGGCCAGCATCAGCTTTTCCATTTCCTCTAGCGGCAAATCTTTTTGCAGTCCGATCATGTTGCGCGGTTTCGGGAACTTGGCGGCCTTGTAGGCGCGCGTCAGATAAGTCGTGTACTCCTCCGGGGCGATCTCGACATCGCGCAAGGATCCGCTGTTTTCGGCCTTGTTCGGCATGTCTTTCTGCTTTTCGAGCCGCATCGCACGTTCCATGGCGACCCGCTTGATGCCTTCCTTGTCGGCTTCCGGATCGGCCCGACCGGTGATCTCCAGATTCAGCGCCGAACGCTCGCTCAGCGCCTTGGCCAGGGTTTCCAAGGTCTTGCCGGCAGCCTCGCCGACGCGGGCACGGCCCGGTGCAAACTCAACGTTCGACAGTTCTTCGCCACTGCCCATCATCGAGCCGAGCAATGCAAACGGCGAGGTGACGGCCTTCATGAACAGGTTGACAATGACCTTGATGATCAAGCCGCCGATCGAGAACTGCGGGTCATCCAGCGAACCGGAGATCGGCAGATTGAGGTCGATCTCGCCACGATTGTTCTTGAGTAGCGAAATCGCCAGATTGACTGGCAGCTTGGTGGCATCGGGACTCTCCACCGGATCGCCGAAAGTAAACTGGTCGATGAACAGCTTGTTGTTGGCCGTCAGCTGATTGTTCTCCAGCTTGTAGGCCACGCTTAACGAGAGCTTGCCCTTCTCGATGTTGTAACCGGCATACTTGCCGGAGTACGGCGAGAAACCGGTCAGATCGACGCCGGTCACCTCGGCCTTGAGATCGAGATAGGTTTTGGCGGCCAGCGGATTCAGCTTGGCCTGGATCTGCACCGGCGCCGATTTGGCGTAACTGCCGCGAAGATCCAGATCGGCCACGGTGTTCTCGACCGACGACAGGCCGGTGACGCGCCCGCCCAGTCGGGTGATATTGACGGTGTAATTCGGTTTGACGAAGAAATCGGAGAAATTCAGCGTGCCGTTCTGCAAGGTAATCTTGGCGATCTTGATCGGCAGCGGCGGCTTCTTCGGTGCAGCCTCCTTGACCACCGGCAGCGCAGGTGGCGGCACGGTCGTCACCACTGGCACCACCTCGCCTTCCGGCTTCTTGACGATATCCTGGACATTGAGGCGCCCGGCCTTGTTGAGAATCAACCGGGAATAGTAGTCACTCAGTGCAATTTCGCCGACGGTGATCGCCATCGGCTCCAGCTTGAAATCGATGCCACCCAGGTAGAGCGACTTCCAGCGCAGGAAATCGGCACTGTTGACCTTGTCGACCGCGAGAAAGTCACCCAGCGTCACCGACCCCTTGTAGGCAGCTTTCAGGCCGTCCTTGTCGATCCGTGCCGTGGCTTCGCCCTTGTTCGAGACCTGGCCGCGCGCCAGTTCGATATTCAGGCGCTCGGTAAAGTAGGGTTGCAGCGGTAGCAGCGGGATCGCCTGCGTCTCGACCATCACGGCGACATCAAGCGGCATCAGTTGAACACTCCCCCCAACTTTCAGGTTGCCCTGCTTGTTGATCCTGCCCTCCAGCGCAATGCTGCCCTTCTTGCCCGGATCATTGCCAAGATTCACGCCGCGCAGACTAAAACCCTCCAGTTCCTGCACCGCCGCCGGCCGTGTCGCCTGGTCCTCGAAACGGAAAGCGAGGTCGGCGATGTTCAATTTGGCGACGTGACCGATCCACGGCCGTTCGTCCTTGGCCTTGGCATCGGTCGCCCGGATCGTTTTCAGCACCGGAGAACTGACCCATTCGATCTGGCCGTCCTTGTTGCGCAGCATGCGGGCGCTGGTCCTGGCGTTGTCGACCTCGGCGATATCGATGCGATGTGCCGGCAGGTCAACCTTGATGCCCTTGACCGTCATCTTTTCGACCCGAAAACGCTCCCCCAGCTCAACCTGATAACTGACTTCGGACAGTTCGATCGGATCGGCAAGCCGGCTATCCAGCTTGCCGATCGCGGCATGCAGGTCACGCACTTCGCCGACCACGGTGACGGCCTTCGACTCATCCTTCCAGCGCACCAGGCCATTACTCAGCGCAAACTCGCCGAGCGACCAGGCCAGCGGCTTGGCTGCGGCCGGCTGCTTCGGCTGCGCATCGGCCGGTTTGGACATTTTGCCAACCAGCTCCAGCACATTGAACTCGCCCTGACGATTAACCGACAGCGTGACATCGAGTCCATCCAGGGCAACCCGCTTGACGGCGATGCTCCGGTTAACCAGATCGGCATTGTCGAGATCGACGTCCAGCCTCTTCCAGGCAAGCAGAGGCTGACCGTTGCTTTCGGCGACAGTCAGCCCCGACACATGGGCGCTGCCGATAACGGCCAGCGAAAAGACCTGATCGGCCCCCTCCTTGAATACCACCTTCAATTCCGAATCCAGCGTCCCGGCGGCCAGACGGATCGGCATCGTTTCCGGCAGATAGGGCTGGAGACGGGACAGATCGAAACGATCAAGGTCGAGATCGAGCACGCTTTCATGCGTGCCGGCAAAAGGTTTGCTGCGCCCCTTGAGCACCAGTTGGGAACCGTTGATATTGGCGGAAAAATTCGGTTCGACCAGCACTTCTGCCTGGTAAGGCAGACTGGATACAAAAGGCACCCCCAAATTGATCTCGCCGATTACGTGCTTGGTACCCTCGGGCTGATCGTCAAACTCGATCCGGCCGCCGATCAATTGAATGTTGTTTAGAGAAAAACGCGGCGTCCCGGTATCCGGCTCATCCTTCGGCTTCATCCACTGCTCGAGCAGATCGGATATGTCGTAGCGCCCATCGGCGACCCGCGCCACGGCAAGGCGCAAGCCCTGCAGGCGAACCTCATCGACGACGGCCGCCAGTTTGAAAATGGAGGCCGACGAGAGATTGATGAACAATTCGTCGAAGCCGGCGACTTCCCTCCCCCCATCGTTCTTGATCGACAGGCCATTGACCCGCGCCGACAGCGCATAGGGGTTAATGTCGATTTTCTCGATGCTGACTTCGCGGTGCAATTCCTGCCCGAGTTGCTTGAGCAAAATTGATTTAAGCAGCGGCGGCGCGGCAAAATAGCCCAAAAGCCCGAAAACCAGCAAAAACCCGCCCAACCATTTGCCGATTTTCCTGCTACGAGTGGATTTCACGAGTTCGCCAAGCCGTGACATTGTCAGCGGATTGCTTGCGGTCTGGTCAGCCATGATAATCTACCGTCGTTATAGTTTCTTCTGCCAATTTAGCACACCGGAACCGTCCTCAAGACGGCAAAAACCATGGCCTGGATCATCAACGACATAAAAAAAGCACTGGCCCAACTCCGGCGCGGGCAAACCTGGCTGGCCATCGGACTGATCAGCCTGTTCGCTTTTCTTGCTTATGTAGTCAGCCAGTTCGCCTTCAGAACCGATTCCGTTTTGATGTTTCTGCGGCACACCGCCAGTTCCTGCCGGGAAATGACCAACGGCATCATCATCTTTCTGTTCTGCGGCATGATTTTCTTCCTGTTCACGGCCGTGCTGACGCTTGGCGAATTGCAGCGTTATTTCGACCTCAAACAGCGCTCGGCCCACTACCAAGCCCGCCAAACATTGTATTGGGGCCTAGGCTGGGGAGCCGTTGCCATCGGCATAGCGGTCGCCGCGCTGGTTTTCTTCAACACCTATTGTCGCTAGACTGCGCTGGCAAATCTGCCCACCCGCGGTTCCCCATGAAAATCCTCATCGTTGAAGACAGCCGTGCCAACCTCCTCGTACTGACCCAGTACGTCGAGCGTTACGGCGCCACGGCGATCCCAGCCGAGAATGGCGAAAACGCGGTGGCCACCTTCAGCCGTGAACGGCCCGACCTGGTACTGCTCGACGTCATTCTTCCCGACATCGACGGCTTCGAGGTCGCTCGCCGCATCCGCGGGCTGGAAAATCCCGGCGACTGGACCCCGATCATCTTTCTCTCCGCACTCGGCAAAGACGAGGATATCGAGAAGGGCATTTCGGCCGGCGGCGACGACTACCTGCACAAGCCGGTCAGCGAAATCGTGCTCGATGCCAAGATTCGCGCCATGCAGCGCCTCATCCAGATGCGGACATCGCTGGTCGTGCTCGCCCGCAAGCTCGATGTCGCCAATCAGGAATTGAAGCGCCTGTCGGCCAGCGACGGTCTGACCGGCATCGCCAACCGGCGCTTCTTCGACGAATATATCTCGCGCGAATGGCGGCGCGGCCGCCGCAACGCCAGCGGCATCGCGCTGATGATGTGCGACGTCGACCACTTCAAGCTGTTCAACGACACCTACGGCCACCAGGCGGGCGACGACTGCCTGCGTCGCGTCGCCGGCGCCATCGCCGCCAACCTGGAGCGGGCTGCCGACATTGCCGCGCGCTACGGCGGCGAGGAATTTGTCGTCGTTCTGCCCGAGACCTCGCTCGGTGGTGCCCTGATGGTGGCCGAAAAAATTCGCCACGCTGTTCACGCACTGAACATCCCCCACTCCGCGTCGTCATTTGGACGGGTCACGCTGAGTATCGGCATCGCCTCCGCAGTACCCGAACTCGACAATCCGTGCGACGAATTGATTCTGGCCGCCGACCGTGCCCTTTACCATGCCAAGCACACGGGCCGCGATCGCGTGTGCCGGGCCGACAAGATTCCGGCCGCCTGACCCATGGCCGGCAAACGTATATCGATATTGATCGTCGACGACAACGACATCATGCGTACGGTCTTGCGCGGCATCGTCCGCGGCGATGACTACGAAGTCGTCGGCGAAGCCCGCAACGGCATTCTGGCAGTCGAACTCGCGCAGCGCCTGAAACCCGATATCGTTTGCCTGGATGTGCTGATGCCGGAAAAGAACGGTCTGGAAGCCCTCTGCGAAATCAAGGCGGCCCGCCCCGAAACCGTGGTCATCATGATCACCGGCAACGCCGACCCAGGAACGGTTCAGGAGGCGATCGTTGGCGGCGCTGGCGGCTTCATTGTCAAGCCCTTCAACGCCGCCCGCGTGCTCGACACACTGGACAAGGTAGCGGCGCGCATCCGCCAGAAATCGGGCTAGTAGCAGCCTTTGAATTGGTGGTGCGAGTGCCGGCCCTTGAATTCATGGTGCTAGAAGACGTTCCGCCAGCCGCGGATGGCGGAAAAAATCGCTGTTTTGGAGCGGTCGACCGCATCATGCTGCAAACCTGCTGCAATCACGGCAGCTTCACCGCTGCGCAGGAAGGGATTGGTCGCCTTTTCCTCGGCCAGCGTCGACGGCACGCTGGGCAATCCCGCGGCACGCTGCGCCGCCACCCGGGTGACGCGCTGCCTTAAGGCGAGGTTGTCCGGTTCGACGGCCAGCGCAAAACGTAGATTCATCTCGGTGTATTCGTGGGCGCAATAGATTAGCGTCTCGTCGGGCAAGGCGGCAAAGCTGTCGAGGGAGGCAGCCATCTGCGCCGGCGTCCCCTCGAACAGACGGCCGCAGCCGGCGCCGAACAAGGTGTCGCCACAGAACAGCAACCCCGGCGCGTAGTAGGCAATATGGCCCAGCGTATGGCCGGGGACGGCCATCACCTGGAGCGTCTGGCCGAGAACTTCGATGCGTTCGCCACCGTCCAAAGGCCGGGTACAGCCTGTGATAGACTCTTTGGCCGGCGCAAAGACCTCGGGCTTGTAGTGTGCCTTCAGTTCGCCAACGCCGCCTTGATGGTCGCCATGGTGATGCGTGATCAGGATGCCCTCCAGCCGCAGACCGTCGGCCTCCAGCCGCGCCAGCACGGGTGCTGCCTCGCCGGGGTCGACGACGAAGGCACTGCTGCCCTGGGTCAACAGCCAGATGTAATTGTCCTTGAATGCGGGA
This genomic window contains:
- a CDS encoding DUF748 domain-containing protein; this encodes MKSTRSRKIGKWLGGFLLVFGLLGYFAAPPLLKSILLKQLGQELHREVSIEKIDINPYALSARVNGLSIKNDGGREVAGFDELFINLSSASIFKLAAVVDEVRLQGLRLAVARVADGRYDISDLLEQWMKPKDEPDTGTPRFSLNNIQLIGGRIEFDDQPEGTKHVIGEINLGVPFVSSLPYQAEVLVEPNFSANINGSQLVLKGRSKPFAGTHESVLDLDLDRFDLSRLQPYLPETMPIRLAAGTLDSELKVVFKEGADQVFSLAVIGSAHVSGLTVAESNGQPLLAWKRLDVDLDNADLVNRSIAVKRVALDGLDVTLSVNRQGEFNVLELVGKMSKPADAQPKQPAAAKPLAWSLGEFALSNGLVRWKDESKAVTVVGEVRDLHAAIGKLDSRLADPIELSEVSYQVELGERFRVEKMTVKGIKVDLPAHRIDIAEVDNARTSARMLRNKDGQIEWVSSPVLKTIRATDAKAKDERPWIGHVAKLNIADLAFRFEDQATRPAAVQELEGFSLRGVNLGNDPGKKGSIALEGRINKQGNLKVGGSVQLMPLDVAVMVETQAIPLLPLQPYFTERLNIELARGQVSNKGEATARIDKDGLKAAYKGSVTLGDFLAVDKVNSADFLRWKSLYLGGIDFKLEPMAITVGEIALSDYYSRLILNKAGRLNVQDIVKKPEGEVVPVVTTVPPPALPVVKEAAPKKPPLPIKIAKITLQNGTLNFSDFFVKPNYTVNITRLGGRVTGLSSVENTVADLDLRGSYAKSAPVQIQAKLNPLAAKTYLDLKAEVTGVDLTGFSPYSGKYAGYNIEKGKLSLSVAYKLENNQLTANNKLFIDQFTFGDPVESPDATKLPVNLAISLLKNNRGEIDLNLPISGSLDDPQFSIGGLIIKVIVNLFMKAVTSPFALLGSMMGSGEELSNVEFAPGRARVGEAAGKTLETLAKALSERSALNLEITGRADPEADKEGIKRVAMERAMRLEKQKDMPNKAENSGSLRDVEIAPEEYTTYLTRAYKAAKFPKPRNMIGLQKDLPLEEMEKLMLANSPVTDDDVVQLATRRAENVQLWLIEQGKIAPERLFLLPAKVEAETDAKAKASRVDFSLK
- a CDS encoding diguanylate cyclase, which produces MKILIVEDSRANLLVLTQYVERYGATAIPAENGENAVATFSRERPDLVLLDVILPDIDGFEVARRIRGLENPGDWTPIIFLSALGKDEDIEKGISAGGDDYLHKPVSEIVLDAKIRAMQRLIQMRTSLVVLARKLDVANQELKRLSASDGLTGIANRRFFDEYISREWRRGRRNASGIALMMCDVDHFKLFNDTYGHQAGDDCLRRVAGAIAANLERAADIAARYGGEEFVVVLPETSLGGALMVAEKIRHAVHALNIPHSASSFGRVTLSIGIASAVPELDNPCDELILAADRALYHAKHTGRDRVCRADKIPAA
- a CDS encoding response regulator produces the protein MAGKRISILIVDDNDIMRTVLRGIVRGDDYEVVGEARNGILAVELAQRLKPDIVCLDVLMPEKNGLEALCEIKAARPETVVIMITGNADPGTVQEAIVGGAGGFIVKPFNAARVLDTLDKVAARIRQKSG
- the gloB gene encoding hydroxyacylglutathione hydrolase; the encoded protein is MFDVSFIPAFKDNYIWLLTQGSSAFVVDPGEAAPVLARLEADGLRLEGILITHHHGDHQGGVGELKAHYKPEVFAPAKESITGCTRPLDGGERIEVLGQTLQVMAVPGHTLGHIAYYAPGLLFCGDTLFGAGCGRLFEGTPAQMAASLDSFAALPDETLIYCAHEYTEMNLRFALAVEPDNLALRQRVTRVAAQRAAGLPSVPSTLAEEKATNPFLRSGEAAVIAAGLQHDAVDRSKTAIFSAIRGWRNVF